A window of Saimiri boliviensis isolate mSaiBol1 chromosome 1, mSaiBol1.pri, whole genome shotgun sequence genomic DNA:
GAtttgggctaggcatggtggctctcgtgCCTATTAATTCTGGCACTGTGGGATGCCAAAGTAGGAGtgctacttgaggccaggagttcaagaccagtgtgggcaacaccacaagaccctatctctacaaatttttttttttttaaattagccagatgtggtggcacatgcctgtagtcccagctacacaccacagccttgaactcctgggctcaagacagctctctgagtagctgggactacaggttatAGGAAATGCAGGATAGAACAAGTTAATTAACATTAGAAGGAAACAACCTAACAAATCCAGAGTGTGAGACTTCTACATGTCAACTGGCCTGATCCCCTTCATAAGTCAATGtcttggagaaaaagaaagggttaAGTAAACTATTACtagattcagaaaaagaaaaggcctaAGGGATGTAACAACCAAATTAAACATGTGCTCCTTGATTAGATCCTGTTTGAAACAAACCAGCTACAAAAGACATTTTGGGGACAACTGTAGAAACGTGAATATAAATTGATCACTAGATAGCATTAGGGCATCCTGGTTAATTTTGTTAGAGAGAATAATGGTATGTAAAATTAATTaggaaaatcatgttttttttttttttttaaaaacagagacataTGGAGGTATCCAAAAGTCTAACTGAAATGTCACAATGTTTATAACTTACTTTAAAATACCTAATGGAGAAACAATGAGTATATGCTGTATACATGAGtacttttattattctcttttcctttatgcttaaaaaatctcaaaataaaaaatctaaaaagagatTGATGGAAGGAGAGATATTCTACCTTGGGGGTTCAGGGTAATTGAGCAGTAAGGaagtgaaacaaaaaacaacagtctaaaataaataatgactgtTTTTGGCTATATTTAGTATAGAAACCAATGTGTAATTTGCCTGCTTTCCTTAGCCTGAGATAATCTGATGTGCTAAATACACTAGCATCCTAATTGGTTTACTGATTCTTTATGCTAATAGtaagacataaagaaaaagagttacaAATAAAGGGGAAAACTCAAAGTTTCTGAGTCTTTTAGTGAAGTTGGAAGTAGTAAAATcaggaagctttcttttttcgtttttcttttttttaatggtcttgttctgctgccaggctagagtataccagtgtgatcacagcttaccacagcttccacctcctgggctcaagttatcctcccacctcagcctcccaagtagctaggcaccacaatgcccagttaattagctatagagacagagtctcccactatgttgctcaggctgctcctgggcttaagtgatcctcccaccttggattcccccaaagtgctgggattacaggcatgagtcaccacgcctcaCCAGGGAGCTTTCTACTGGAGGAGATCTAGACTTATTTAGAACAAAATCATCATAAAACTTCAACTTCTAACAACACACTGtaagttagaaaaatatttgatgttaaatattttaaaacacatttcttaaTTACCTGTTTTGGTTGCCTTTCTAAGACTTGAGCTTTTAACCAGGTTTCAacttcttcaattttctttttatgcacAGCAAGCTCATGCTAcaacaaaaatttcaaatttaaaacaaaacattttaactgAAGATTTTTTGTTACATCAGCACATATTAACCTAAGCACTATCAATGAAAAGTAACAAACCAGTAACAATCTATATAATGAAATGGTTCTTTTGATTtgaacttttatattattttagaaaaattctaaAGTTGGCACTCTGTATGATAACTTTGGCAAGTCTGtaattataacattttttaaaatccagaaataCATTTGAGAAGACAGTAGAGAGGAGTATTACATTTAgtacaaaaatttaagaaaatatcaatTCTATGTTGGGATTAAATTATATCTAAAAGAACTAATGATAGAACTTTAGAAAAAGTATTGAGGTAAGTCTGagccttggaaaataaaaaaatccagaattttTTCTAACACTTAGATTCTTATGagtaaaaaatctgaaaatgtacATCCTTCTGCTTTCTATCCACCCTATGCACCCTGAAATTAAATTACGTAGGTATGTCTGCATGCTTTTTAGTACCTGAGTTTCTGGTTTATATTTATCCACCCATGGTTCATTTTCAGACAgatattcttttgaattttctaaaCCGTAAATCTGTTCTAATGAAGacagatttcctctttttctagctGGAAATATGCTACTTTCTAACGCAGAAGGCCCATTTTTTCTTCTATGACTTGAGTTGTTCACACCTAATGATGTGGCAGTATTAGGAGAGATGTCTCTACACTCTAGCAAATCATCGAATGATGGGTCAACCCAGTCTGTTacctggaagaaaagaaatcaggtaAATATAATCACGTTTTTTTCCCCATCTACTTCCTATATAACTGAACTACTCTGGAAACAACATATTCATAAAtttataacctttaaaatataaaaaaaaattttttttgagacagggttctcactttgtcactcagactgAGATTGTACcagcacagtggtacaatctcagctcaagcaatcctcccaccccagcctcttaagtaactgggattataggcacgcaccaccgggcccaactaatttttttgtattttttatagagatggggtttagccatgttgcccacgctggtctcaaacaactcttgggctcaagcagtcttcccatctcagcctcccaaagagctgggattacaggtatgagacaccacacccggcctaaaaatcttataaattaattctttttaaataaaactgccTCTCTCTGTAATAGTTGTTTTTCTACTTTACAGTAAGTACAAGTGAACACTTGTCTACTTGACCCTAATGATAAATGCCACATAAAGGAGTAAAGAacacaaacttatttttattaattgtaatCTTCTCATCATAAAGactagaatgattttttttagctCTCTGTAGGatgaaacataaatattaaattacctattaaaaaaagcaaaacaaaataaaggattaaatgatattattttaacagaaatagCAGTAAGAAGAGTAATACATCTGCCTTGACCAGGTTAATATGTTCACAAACTAAGAACAATTTCATATATCCAAATAATCCGTATCAGCTTTAAGACTTAATGAAGGTACAGGCCAAGGATCCTAAAGTTGTAATTTGTAATTAAGACAGGATTACACTTTTTTCTTCAGTGCATGAAGCAACTAATGTTTTTATAATCGAGGCAGGCTTTCCACGGGGAGAGCTGTCACTCAGAAATGCCTAGGAACGGTTGGCtgtggtgactcacgtctgtaattccagcactttcagatacagaggcagtggcagtaggatagcttgagccaaggagtttgagaacagctagcataacatagggagacccctaactctacaaaaaataaaaaattagccagacatggtggtgcacgcctatattctcagctacttgggaggctaaggtgggagaatcacttaggCCCAAGAGGataaggtttcagtgaaccatgatcaccccactgcactccagcctgggcaacagagtgagaccctgtctcagtaaaaaaaaaaaaaaaaaaaaaaaaaaaaaatttgctaataattagaaattattagCTAACAATgacaaataattagaaattagaaaattgatttttaacacTTTTAATATAAATCTAGAAAAATACAGCTTAAGATCTGGTTGTAGAATCTACTGCCTGgctaacaacaaaaaattgtattttccttCAAGAATATTCAGCTATATTTGTGAGCTATTCATTAAACAATGTTCCTCTCTTGGAGAAAACGAACCAGAAGTTGGAGCTGAAAGTAAGCTTAGGGGAGACAATATGGGGCTTATGGATACTTTATGAATGCTAAGTCACACTTTACTCTTAAGACAGAGAGTTAGGAATATTATCGGCAGTGGATTGGAAAAGGCAGGCCACTGGGAAAAATTTCAGTCATAGCTACCTGATTCATTTCATCCTTATCAAAAAATTGTGACTGGTACTATAATTTTGGCCCCTTCTATATTTTTGAgtgtataaaaatatcttttgtgATGGTAAACCTTTTGATAGCAGTTCtgatttggaaattatttatacattttatagtttCATTTCTTACATAAATGTGGACTCCCATATACTGAAAAAAGAGCAAGATAAACAGCAAAGTTAAGTAATTTACTtaacatcaaataaaatttagagCCACCACTTAGGGAAATAGCTAACCTGCATGCATGAAACTGATCCCCATCCCACCTTAACCCCTATCTTGCTGAGAACTGACACATTGAATCACATTACTTCTAAGAAGTAGGGCTTTTGATTAAGCTGTAACACCAACTACCACTCACACTTCTCTCTTCTATgttctttcaaatgttttcagtgttttctttgtgACTGGGACTGTAAACAGTCAAAATTAAGGTTGTAAACCTTCAAAATTAAGGTTGTAAACCTTCAAAATTAAGGTTGTGCTTTTAGAGAACACTTGTTTCACAACTTATACCAGACTTGCTTAAACCACTAATTACAATAGATACTGGGCTCTTACTTTGATAGCAGTAACAAGTTATTaagaatgtatataaaaatttatagttattttaaggCAATTATTTTATAGCCATTCTAGTGTATCATACCTTTGTGGAAGATACCTTTGGTCTAAGAAAAGTTTTTGACATTATAAACTGTAATAGTTCCCATCCGTAGTATAGGACCTGTAATACATTTAACTCTAATTcacctaggggaaaaaaaaagaagccctcaaatgaagaaaaactataaatacaGAATTACAGTAGTAAATGTATACTGATATAATCAACAATACAATAAAGGCTCAATAACTAGTGTAAAAGAACAGTCAATTTAAGTGATACAAGAAACcgaaattctaaaataattttacttttaatgacTATAACTGGATCAAGAATCTACTTGTGGTGTTACAAACGGAATTGTTCACATGAACTCAATGACGtattcaagaaaaacagaaaaaaaaaatcacaaactgtGTACTTACCTTTTGTcattaaaatcaggaaattcTATTTGAGCAGTTTTTATACTGAAAATTAAAGTTTTCCTTATTTCAAATTACAGTTGCAGTTCTTCAGTTCCAACATTTcccaaaaagtaaaatacaatgaATTCACTTGCTGTGGACAAAGCATTTAAATCTTACTGTAAAACTGTTTTCATTTGATCACGTTATTAGAAAATTTCTTAGTAACGCTGTTTTTCAACTGTGTTTTCAAATTCTTAAATGTTTATGCAAACTAGTGAATTCAACAATTTTAAGTTAGccagaagaaaattttaatgcCTACAaacttatacactgaaaactatactGTACTATTTTACAGTTTGGAGGCACACATAGCCTATAAACACCCCTacataattagaaaacaaattgttGGCCTTTCGTCCCAAATCGCTCACGATTAAAGACTTTGACGTTTCAAAAGGTACACAGTtggtaaagaaacaaaacaaaacatttgagtAAATATAGTTTGTAGCCCGAAATAAACGATGCAGACTGTTGTCACGGGCAGGACTCTATTCACTCTTTGAAAATAAGATTGACAATTACCTCCTTTAAAAAGCAGGTAACTGTCCCTGAAGATGCCAGGTTCCTGAAATGAGATGTCAGAAGTAGACCTTCAAGACTATTCGTAGCCGACCCACTGCCACCCCACACAGTGAACAGGAAATACTAAGCTCAGATATTCGTCCAACGTAATCCTGTAATCAGTAGGGTGCCGGGTTGAGCTCGCAAATCCCCGCTGCAGGACTGGGCTCTGCACCCTCAATCTTCTCATCCCCAGATGGGACGGGCGGGTCGGGAGGAGGAGCGACGAGAGCCCAAGAAGGCTTGAAGGCAGAGATAGACTCGCGTCTCTAAGACATAGACATATTATAGCGGCAGCTGCGGCGGCCTTACGTTCCCGGAGCTGCATTCCCTTTTCGGCGAAGAGCGGAGGTGCCCACGGTCTACCCCAGGCGAAAGGGTGGCCAGCCACCTGGCCTTATCCGGGCCGCTCTGAGGTACGGCCTCCCGGGGACCTTTCAAACTGGTCGGCGCATCCGCGACGCAACCGAAGGGCGGGGCCCGCCGGAGTGTGTGACTTAGGCATCCAGCGCACTGCCTGACCTGAAGCACCGACCCGAGTTATACCCACCCTCCAACTTTGCGATGGAAACGTGTTAGGGAAAGCTAGGTAACTAGTGGGCCGCAGCTGGGCCGCCGGGACAGGCCGGTGGCGCCGCGGTGGGCCTCGAGGTCCTAGGGGACCGTGGGCTCTTGCTGTGGCCCGCCCCTTCCGGCTCCTCCCCGTAGTGCAAAGGGCGCTTGAGCGAGGTGATCGGAACAGTCGCAGCGAGGACCATGTTGCTTCCGAACATCCTGCTCACCGGTCAGGGCGCGCGGCCGGGAGGGGCTGGGCGGGGGCAGGCGAGGTTTATGGAGTGCTCTGGGCCCTGGACGCCGCTCAGTGTCCTGTTTGGAGGCATCCCGGGAGGGGCTGGGCGGGGGCAAGCGAGGTTTGCGGAGTGCTCTGGGCTTCGGGGCCCGCTCAGTGTCCTGTTTGGAGGCCTCGCGAGGGCCGCGAGCTGGCTGCAGCGCCGCGGGAGCCGACCCTCGCGGGCTTGGCGGGAGGCGGGGGAGGGGACGCCGAGCGTTAATTCCGGTGGCCCGAGACTTCCGGGGGAGAAGAGAGGTCGGCAGATCCAGCGCTCTTGCTTGGCGGTCTGCTTAGTCTTTCTGAATCTGGTATTTTTGTGTGTAAAATGGGTTGTTGATTCTTTGGCAGGGTTGGCTTTGGGATTTTTAGCGAAATAATGTAAGGCCATATCTGGTCCACAGTAGAGCCATTAATGGTGGATGCGTCACTCCTTAGGCCTTCCTGGgccgtattttattttttctttgcttgtgaTAAACTCCTCAGATCAGATTTCGGGAAATGAGTTCAGATGTTTGTGGTGTGACTAAATTACTGTATGCCTTTGTTGAGTTACATCAGAGGTTCCCCCCAACACCTTGAAGGAGCGGCGTTTAGTGAGCATTTCGGGTCGTTTCTCGCGTAGGAGTGGGTCTTTGAAGCCATATTCTGGGTGCGTGTTATCAGTGAAGGAACTAAAATGCTGCGTAACGGCTTCATCGAATATTTTAGTCCTGAAAGTGTTTATTGTAGACCATTCGTGGAAAAATCTAATGCATGTAGATTTTATTGGAACGTACCGAAAAATTAAGACTGGGTAGAAATAAAGCAGTAAAGTTACAGCGTTCATCTAAACATAAGATGGTTGGCAGCGCACGAGACAAGTCTGTTTCTGAGAGGTGCCGATTAACCAGCCACAAATAATATTTAGCATTTAAGATTTCTTCAGTGGAAGATATTACAACATCTTTTTGCATGGATCAAACACAGTGCCTTGGTTATTAATATTGTGTCATTGTCAAAACTCTAAAGTGAGCATTTTATTGAAAACATGTTGAGTCCAGTGGTCAGACTTGGTGAATTATAGTGGACTTGAGGTAACTGTTACTCTCCTGCGTATAGGAACTGGATTATCCCTGTTATCTTATGCTCAAGTTTAATTTCAGGGATGTTAAACCTGAATAGctgaaaattagaaatttgaTCTTGAAATGTAATTATAATAGGTATCAAAAGGGGAAGGTAAGAAGCAATGTTTAGTATATAGTATTGTTATTTATGTAAAAGGGAATATATgttgtatttatgtatatacaaagAGTATGTACATGTACATTCATATGCAACATAAATAGAGTTTCTCTGGGAAGATATACTTGTATGGGAAACTGGTTCACAGTGGTTGTCTTTAGGGAAGGGTGCAAGGGGTAAGACTGCTTACATTTTAACAtgaacagtttttgtttttgttttgggacagtctcattatgttgccggggctggtctcgaacttctgagcttaagtgatccccctgccttggcctcccaaattgctgggattacaggcatgagccaccacacctggctatgaaCAGTTTCTTAATCTATTTAAATTAAAGCAAATAGGCCGGgtgggtggcttatgcctgtaatcccagcactttgggagagagagatgggcagattgcttgagctcagcctgggcaacatagccaaaccccatctacaaaaattaaccagggcatggtggtacacacctatggCCTCATCTACTGGACatgctgaaatgggaggattgcttgagcccaggaggtcaaagctgcagtgagccaagtgccgctgcactccaccTGAGCAACAAAGAGatatcttgtctttaaaaaaaaaaagtaaataactgTAATTGATTTGAGGTGGTTAATTTTATTCTGAGAAGTTCCATGGTGGTAGCAGGCAGTTTGGATCTTCGTCAGAATCTGCTGAGCCTCACCCTTGAAGGATCAATACACTGGGTAATATTTTGACATTCAGTTAgctttggaaaatttttattagATCGTAGTACATattgaggtggctcatgcctgtaattccagcactttgggaggctgaggtgggcagatcacctgaggtcaggagttcgagaccaacctggccaatatggggaaacctctaaaaatgcaaaaattagctgggtgtggtggcagatgcctgtaattccagccactcaggaggctgaggcaggagaatcacttgtatctgggaggtggaggttgcagtgagttgagattgtgccactgcattccagcctgggtgacaagaaggaaactccatctcaaaaaaaaaaatttacatttgattGCTAATTAGAAGATTTTTCATTCATCAAGAACCTTAAGAAGGGCAGAGACcaggggagactctgtctcaaaaaaaaaaaggctggggggCGAAGGTGGGCTGCAGTGTGATGAGTAGTATTTCACAAACAGTATTTTTCTGTGGCTTATCTTACAGGTACACCAGGGGTTGGAAAAACCACACTAGGCAAAGAACTTGCATCAAAATCAGGACTGAAATACATTAATGTGGGTGATTTAGCTCGAGAAGGTAAGGGACACTTTGATGTtagatttgctttttttattttaaagtctgaTAGTGGAGTGTTAGTGCTGGGTATTGTCAGGGGGTACAAAAAACAGCTTGCCATTAAAGAATATATACTCTTAGTTAATCCACAAAAATACTAAGTGTCTAATGCTATGTCCTGGTTATTTTGACCATTTTCCCTTCTGTCTTCAAAATGGCTAGCAATTCTTATGAATAGTTGGGAAGGCTCCTATGAAGATACTGGATTTAGGATAGGTAGAATGTGAATAAGGAGAATGTTTCTAAGTTGAGCATACAAAGGTTTGGTACTGCTAAACATGTATATGAGCACAGTGAGTATATTGGTCTCACTGGAAAAAGATTACTTTGAGTTCAGGTATAGGACATGATTATGCTATGGTATCTTAGATTAGTTTGAGATTTGCATGCAACTGCATGTTTCCTAAGATGATagatattgttatttattttacccTGTTTTCCCCTAATCTTTTATTGCTCccttatttgtgtcttcttttttttttttttttttttgagaccaagtttcgctcttgttacccaggctggagtgcaatggcgcgatctcggctcaccgcaacctctgcctcctgggttcaggcaattctcctgcctcagcctcctgagtagctgggattacaggcacacgccaccatgcccagctaattttttttctttttatatttttagtagagacggggtttcaccatgttgaccaggatggtctcgatctcttgtgtGTCTTCATATTTTTATAGGCAACAATGATTTGTACATGGTAGGAACTCAATAAATTTAAGTAAAGGGATTTAAAGTATGcctcattaaaattaagaaaacatagtttgatttttaaaaaaaatttttaacagtttaacatagatttaaaattttttaagttcctgACAGTTGCTACTAAAGTAACTATTTCAGATTGATctaatgtacatatttttttcaaatgatctaAAGTCTGATCATCGGATATCATGGAGTCTGGCAAGATGGCTTCTCCCAAGAGCATGCCGAAAGATGCACAGATGATGGCACAAATCCTGAAGGATATGGGGATTACAGAATATGAGCCAAGAGTTATAAATCAGATGTTGGAGTTTGCCTTCCGATATGTGACCACAATTCTAGATGATGCAAAAATTTATTCAAGCCATGCTAAGAAAGCTACTGTTGATGCAGATGATGTGCGATTGGCAATCCAGTGCCGCGCCGATCAGTCTTTTACCTCTCCTCCCCCAAGAGATTTTTTATTAGATATTGCAAGGCAAAGAAATCAAACGCCTTTGCCATTAATCAAGCCATATTCAGGTCCTAGGTTGCCACCTGATAGGTATTGCTTAACAGCTCCAAACTATAGGCTGaaatctttacagaaaaagtcatCAACTTCTGCAGGAAGAATAACAGTCCCGCGGTTAAGTGTTGGTTCGGTTACTAGCAGACCAAGTACTCCCACACTAGGCACACCAACCCCACAGACCATGTCTGTTTCAACTAAAGTGGGAACTCCCATGTCCCTCACGGGACAAAGGTTTACAGTACAGATGCCTACATCGCAGTCTCCAGCTGTAAAAGCTTCAATTCCTGCAACTTCAGCAGTTCAGAATGTTCTCATTAATCCATCATTAATTGGGTCCAAAAACATTCTTATTACCACTAATATGGTATCATCACAAAATACTGCCAATGAATCATcaaatgcattaaaaagaaaacatgaagatgatgatgatgatgatgatgacgatgactATGATAATTTGTAATCTAGCCTTGCTGCATGTAACATGTATACTTGGTCTTGAATTTATTGTACTGATATTAAACATGCATGCTGGATGTTTTCAAGTTGTGTTTTAGAaaactttaataatatttaatgagtaaATACAATTATCATACTTTTCAATTTAAATGAAGGTTCAGCCTTAaaagtgtaagaaaaataaagttgtcaTTCATTAACTTGATTGTTGGTGCTTTggcaattatgtttttaaaagcagttttctcCCTGTTGTCACCAAGAGGAGTAACAGTTGACAGTTGCAGCAACTTGTAGTACTGCATTCTGTTATTACCATTAGTGTGTCACCTCGAGTGTCCTCAGATATATAGATCATAGTAGGCTCTCTAGTGTGTATGTCACTCTTGTGATCCATTCTCTCAGATTGCTGAAGTATAACCATGAGTCCTCTTTGGAGAGACCACTTGGTCAGGATTTTTATTCATAGTGAATTCTTACCTGCTTTGTTGATCTTTCTGAATCACCAAACGTCCTAGGTCCCATTTTTCTGTCCCTTTGGTTATACTAAGAAACCTTAGTGTCTTCCAGTATGTCTCCACTTAAAAAATTAGTGTCTCTTTTTGCAGGTTTTGAGCATCTTTGTTCTTCATATTCCTGATACTATAAGTCAGTATCATGTTCACTTTTAATCCAGGTCTGATAATTATTAGGTTatagcttttatatatatatatatatatatatatatatatatatatatatatatttttttttttttttttttttttttttttaaattttatttttgagctggagtctctgtcacccaggctggagtgcagtggtgcaattttggctcactgcaacctccacccccccaggttcaagcagttctcttgcctcagccctgagtagctgagattacaggcatatgccaccatgaccagctaatttttgtatttttagtagatgcggggtttcaccacgttggacaggctggtctcaaactcctgacctcatgatccacctgcctcagcctcccaaagtgctgggattacaccatgagccaccgcgcctggcagtctatatttttttgatttttaatttttttttttgtccaaaaGAACATCAATTTCACAAGGTTGTAGTTTGCTTTCATACAGCtactcattttccattttattttatttcttgaggtagaatcttgctctgttgcccaggtggagtgcagtggcacagtctcagctcactgcagcctccatgtcccaggttcaagctattcttatacctgagcctctggagtagctggaattacaggcgtgtaccaccataccttgctaatttttctatgtttagtacagatggtctttcaccatgttgtccaggctggttttgaacgcctggcctcaagtgatccactcacctcggcctcccaaagtgcagggattacaggtgtgagctactgcacctggtcttTCCATCTTATAGATCTATATGAAATCTGGTTTTGTTCCTCACTATTGAATGCCACCTTTCTGAGTCACACAATAGTCAATTTCATTCATGCATTCCAATGTTACTTTCACTCaatttaacatttctaaaataataatagcattgaGAACAATGATAACAACAGACCAAGGACAATCCAGTAAGAGGCACTTGTCTTCCTCTTTGGGTCCTCTCCTACCTCTACTCACACCATTTCATTTcgttgagacaagagtcttgctctgttgcccatgctagagtgtgGTGGCCTGATGATAGCTCATTGCatccctgaactcctgggcttaagtgatcatcctgcctcagcctccctggtagctgggactacaggcacacaccaccctgcctggctaatttaaagttttttgcagagatagggtctggctttgttgcccaggctggtttattcctgggctcaagtgatccttctgccttagcctcccaacgtgcttggattacagatgtgagccaccgtacctggggTACTCAAACACCATTTTAGTCAGTTGTGTATAGTCCCAACCATCCTCTTTGTTCTTTATTAGTGAGATTATTTCATGAAATAGGATCTAAGTGCTAAAGGAAAAgttttttcctcccttctgtAATGCCAGGTAAAGCATTTCTGATCTGACTTGACCTGGAGTTTGATGAAGGTACTTTGTGgggttttttcattgttttttcttcgtttgtttgtttttgagacagggtcttgctctgtggccccggctggagtacagttgcagtttccccttactgcaacctcagcctcccagactcaaatgatcctcccgcctcagcttccccagtagctgggactatagacaagTCCTcactgtgttacctaggctggtctcctgttcccaggctcaagtgattctcccaccttggcctccccaaagtgctgggattacaggtgttagccatttCGCCAGGCCTGATGAGGTGCTTTGTAAGGTTTGACATGCCAGATTTTTTAAGCCAGATCCTGTTTGAATGTATCCGGAGATATTCTGAGGCATCCaacctcatttttatttcaagttgTGATGTATTTTAAGGGAAACCAGGCAGTCATCTATAATGCAGTGTTTCTCAACTAGGTGATTTTTGCCCTTTGAGAGTATATGTACGAAGATGTTTTTGGTTGTGTGGAGGGGGAGGTGATCGCCAGATTTACTACTGCCATCTAGTGATTAGTGGCCAGGGATTCTACTA
This region includes:
- the TAF9 gene encoding transcription initiation factor TFIID subunit 9, with product MESGKMASPKSMPKDAQMMAQILKDMGITEYEPRVINQMLEFAFRYVTTILDDAKIYSSHAKKATVDADDVRLAIQCRADQSFTSPPPRDFLLDIARQRNQTPLPLIKPYSGPRLPPDRYCLTAPNYRLKSLQKKSSTSAGRITVPRLSVGSVTSRPSTPTLGTPTPQTMSVSTKVGTPMSLTGQRFTVQMPTSQSPAVKASIPATSAVQNVLINPSLIGSKNILITTNMVSSQNTANESSNALKRKHEDDDDDDDDDDYDNL